AACACATTATTTGTAACAATTACAACGAAACGGCCCGTTGATGTTATGTGCACAATGGCGATCGTACCATTTAATGAAGTAATTTCCCTTGATGTTTACGGCCTTGAAGCTGGCGATTATGAAGTAAATGTTAATGGAGTCAGGGGCTCATTTAAATTGGAAACAGATAACAGTCTTCCTGATTAAATACTAACGAAATTCATTATTCGATTAAAGATAATTTCATGTCAATTGAGTTTTTGATCTCTCCTTGAACTCAATTGCAAATTTTAATAATGTTGGAGAGACCAGGATGGATATTGCAACCATCAGTACAACTGCTGAAAATACTTCATCTGTAATAATACCTGCCTTTTTTCCAACAGACAGCACAACAAGCTCAACACCAGCCCGTGGCATTATACCAATACCGAATATCAGACTATCTGCAAGGTCGAATCCTATTATCTTTGATCCAACAAATCCCCCTACCAGTTTACCCAAAAGCGCCAGTACAATTACCAGTAAAGAGAATATACCAGCTGTTCGAACTGTTCCGATATCTACTGAGATCCCAATAAATGCAAAGAAAATTGGAACAAATATTCCATAGGAGAGACCACTGACCTTTCTCTGCACATCCTCTATCTTTGCAAAAGGAACATTGGAAAGCAGAGCCCCCCCGATGAATGCTCCGATAACAGCATGAAGACCGAACACTTCAGCAAGGTATGCAGAGAAGAGTGCCACCATAACAACGGATGTAAAAATGGCCTCCTTTACATGCATCTTATGGATGTAGTTGAAAAGTTTTGGAAAGACCTTGTAGCCCAATAAACCCATTATAATCAGGTATGCTAACAGATTACCCATAATCGTTATAAATTGCATATTTGTAGGAAATTGATTAAAGGTCGCCATTGTGACTGCCACTGCCAAAATAAAGATCCCTATAATATCATCAAATATGGCTGAAGTAAGCATTACCGAACCCGGCCTGCTTGAAAGGTAATTATAATCCACCAGTGTTTTCACAACCACGCCGATACTGGTCGGGGTAAATGCCACACCCAAAAAAAGGCTCAACAGAAATCCAAAACTAAATGCCTGACCTAAAAAAAAGCCAAGTGAAAAAGGCAGTGCAACACCCAGTATGGTTGGAATAAATGCTACCTTTGAGGCTTCTCGTAATTGTCTGAGATTTACCTCTTTATACCCGGCTGTGAACAGTAAGAAAATAGCACCCAGATCCGCAAATGAGGACAAAATCTCATTATCAGGCCTGATAAACATAATTCCAAGAAATATTCCTGCCAGTAACTCTCCCAGGATGCTTGAAAATCCCATACGTTCAATAACTTCTCCTAAAACCTTTGCCAAAAATAGAATCAGCAGAAGCTGCAGAATAAATTCCATGGATCAACCCTTTTTGCTTTTATAAACTTCGTTTATAATATCCCGTTTGGAAACAATGCCTACCAGTCTGTCATCTTTGACCACACAAACCCGATTGACCCGATGTTTCAACATCAGATCAGCCACATCATGTAGATTTGCTTCAGAAGAAATGGTTACTGGATGGGGGATCATGATCCCTTTTGCATTATCGCTCAATGACCTTATCGCAGCTTCATGTGTGTGTTTTATCCTCGGACTTCGGTCAAACATCAATGTCTCTAAAATAATATCCTGATCAATGAGTCCTACCAGTTTCGCTTCATTGTTA
The sequence above is a segment of the Methanosarcinales archaeon genome. Coding sequences within it:
- a CDS encoding cation:proton antiporter — protein: MEFILQLLLILFLAKVLGEVIERMGFSSILGELLAGIFLGIMFIRPDNEILSSFADLGAIFLLFTAGYKEVNLRQLREASKVAFIPTILGVALPFSLGFFLGQAFSFGFLLSLFLGVAFTPTSIGVVVKTLVDYNYLSSRPGSVMLTSAIFDDIIGIFILAVAVTMATFNQFPTNMQFITIMGNLLAYLIIMGLLGYKVFPKLFNYIHKMHVKEAIFTSVVMVALFSAYLAEVFGLHAVIGAFIGGALLSNVPFAKIEDVQRKVSGLSYGIFVPIFFAFIGISVDIGTVRTAGIFSLLVIVLALLGKLVGGFVGSKIIGFDLADSLIFGIGIMPRAGVELVVLSVGKKAGIITDEVFSAVVLMVAISILVSPTLLKFAIEFKERSKTQLT
- a CDS encoding CBS domain-containing protein; translated protein: MTDDLSNVNVKDVMVKDVVTVHEDDSIEKLFDLFEKYHYNSYPVLNNEAKLVGLIDQDIILETLMFDRSPRIKHTHEAAIRSLSDNAKGIMIPHPVTISSEANLHDVADLMLKHRVNRVCVVKDDRLVGIVSKRDIINEVYKSKKG